One Pseudomonas sp. MM213 genomic window, CCGAAGATGTGCTTTACGGCACGCTGCTGGGCCAGAACGCGTTGATCCTGACGCTCATCACGTTCCTGGTGCTGTCGCTGCAACAGCGGCTGCGGATGTTCCCGATGTGGCAACAGAGCCTGGTGATCCTGGTGATCTTCGGCCTCGCGCAGCTTGTTCAGCTGTGGCTCAGCGCCCTGACCGGCAATCGTCAGCCAACGCTGGCGCTGGTCTTGCCGGCACTGGTCAGCGCGTTGCTCTGGCCGTGGATCAGCTTCGGTTTGCGCGGTCTGCGTCGACGTTACAAAATTAACTGATTCGGTCAGGCATTTGCCCACACCATGACAAGGGAGATGTCTTGATGAAACAGCTATTCCTCGCCTCAGGCTCGCCGCGTCGGCGTGAACTGCTCACGCAGATCGGCGTGCCGTTCTCCGCCATCAGCGCGGACATCGATGAAACCCCTTTGAACCATGAATCGCCGTCGGCCTATGTCGAGCGCCTTGCGCGCGGCAAGGCTGAAGCCGGGCGTGGCGCGGTCGTGTCCGACGCCGATTTTTGCGTGCTGGGCGCTGATACCGCCGTAGTGCTCAACGGCAAAATTCTCGGCAAACCGGTGGACGAAGCCGACGCGTGCGCCATGCTTATGATGTTGGCAGGACAAGAACATGAAGTGCTGACCGCCATTGCCGTGCTTGACGGTGAGCGTTGCGAGTCTCGTGTTGTGCGCAGCCTGGTGCGTTTTCGCCCCATTGATCTCAATGAAGCGGCGGCCTACTGGGCCAGCGGCGAACCTCGGGACAAGGCGGGTGGCTATGGCATTCAAGGACTGGGCGCGGTGTTTGTCGCCGGGCTCAATGGCAGCTACTCGGCGGTGGTCGGGCTGCCGCTGTGCGAAACCGCTGAGCTGCTTGGCCATTTCGGCATACCCTGTTGGCAAACCCTTAACGCGCGCTGAGCGTCGTACTGACAAGATGCGGCCATTATCGTGAACATGCCTGAACGAGACCCTGCCATGAGTGAAGAGATCCTGATCAACATCACGCCGATGGAATCGCGCGTGGCGGTGGTTGAAAACGGTGTCCTGCAAGAGGTCCACGTCGAACGCACGCAAAAACGCGGTATCGTCGGCAACATCTATAAAGGCAAAGTTGTGCGGGTGTTGCCGGGCATGCAGGCGGCGTTCGTCGACATCGGTCTGGACCGCGCTGCGTTCATTCATGCCTCGGAAATTTCCCTGCGCGAAGGCCCTGCGGTCGAAAGCATCAGCTCCCTGGTCCATGAAGGCCAAAGCCTGGTCGTGCAAGTCACCAAGGACCCGATCG contains:
- the mreD gene encoding rod shape-determining protein MreD yields the protein MVGATASRNGWMIWLTFAIGMLLSVSPLPQFMEILRPLWLALLLAFWALALPQKVGMVTAWCLGLAEDVLYGTLLGQNALILTLITFLVLSLQQRLRMFPMWQQSLVILVIFGLAQLVQLWLSALTGNRQPTLALVLPALVSALLWPWISFGLRGLRRRYKIN
- a CDS encoding Maf family protein; the encoded protein is MKQLFLASGSPRRRELLTQIGVPFSAISADIDETPLNHESPSAYVERLARGKAEAGRGAVVSDADFCVLGADTAVVLNGKILGKPVDEADACAMLMMLAGQEHEVLTAIAVLDGERCESRVVRSLVRFRPIDLNEAAAYWASGEPRDKAGGYGIQGLGAVFVAGLNGSYSAVVGLPLCETAELLGHFGIPCWQTLNAR